From Syngnathus scovelli strain Florida chromosome 14, RoL_Ssco_1.2, whole genome shotgun sequence, one genomic window encodes:
- the rmnd1 gene encoding required for meiotic nuclear division protein 1 homolog → MLLRTLWTKVGFPRNFVISTSPQRSPSCSSGLRTGWSFSPPQLKQEPPRRFNSSALSGFQSPGCVFLKDFQHRSQQKRLYASNLVKSVLKPTLKPVTAPGKRVPKGPRTKQPSRANQPFLNQDTDTMRCIAFATADQYNLPTLCADLTQHGFGEVEFPRDASNVLVISSDVSAKADDGSVVFFFREGSVVFWNVEDKMLKKVLRILERHESQPYEVALVHWENEEINYTYGEGSTKLEHGNFVLSKDSEHHDDVLEKFAFSNALSLSVKLAIWEVELDNFVESIQSIPETLKSGTRVKLSSAEVMQKIGELFTLRHRINLSSDLLLTPDFYWDRENLEKIYDKTCHFLNINRRVKVVNEKLEHCTQLTDLMRSHLSEKHSLRLEWMIVILITIEVLFEVVRMIF, encoded by the exons atgctaCTGCGGACTTTGTGGACTAAAGTGGGATTTCCACGGAACTTTGTCATCTCAACTTCACCTCAACGGAGTCCCTCATGCTCCTCTGGGCTCCGAACTGGGTGGTCCTTCAGCCCACCTCAGCTCAAGCAAGAACCTCCAAGGCGCTTCAACTCATCTGCTTTAAGTGGATTTCAAAGTCCAGGCTGCGTCTTTTTAAAGGATTTCCAACACAGGAGCCAACAGAAGCGTTTGTATGCGTCAAATCTGGTCAAATCTGTTTTGAAGCCCACTTTGAAGCCAGTGACGGCGCCTGGGAAAAGAGTTCCCAAAGGTCCGAGAACCAAGCAACCTTCCAGAGCCAATCAGCCTTTCCTGAATCAGGACACG GACACGATGCGATGCATAGCCTTCGCAACGGCAGACCAGTACAATCTGCCCACGCTTTGCGCTGACCTGACACAACACGGCTTTGGTGAAGTGGAGTTCCCTCGAG ATGCCTCCAACGTGCTTGTAATAAGTTCGGACGTGAGCGCCAAAGCGGACGACGGCTCTGTCGTCTTCTTCTTCAG AGAAGGCTCTGTGGTTTTCTGGAACGTGGAAGACAAAATG CTAAAAAAGGTGTTGAGGATTTTGGAGCGTCACGAGAGCCAGCCGTACGAAGTCGCGCTGGTCCACTGGGAAAACGAAGAGATCAACTACACCTAtggcga GGGGAGCACGAAACTGGAGCACGGCAACTTTGTTTTGAGCAAGGACTCGGAGCACCACGACGACGTCCTGGAGAAGTTTGCCTTTTCCAACGCGTTGAGTTTGTCGG TCAAGTTGGCCATATGGGAGGTAGAGCTGGATAACTTTGTGGAGTCCATTCAGTCAATCCCCGAG ACGCTCAAGTCGGGCACAAGAGTCAAGTTGTCGTCGGCGGAGGTGATGCAGAAGATCGGCGAGCTCTTCACCTTGAG GCATCGCATCAACCTGAGCTCCGACCTCCTGCTGACCCCTGACTTTTACTGGGACCGAGAAAACCTGGAGAAGATCTACGATAAGACCTGCCATTTCCTCAACATCAACCGCAGGGTCAAG gtcgtaaacgagaaGCTGGAGCACTGCACTCAACTGACTGACCTGATGAGGAGCCACTTGAGCGAGAAGCACAGCTTGAGGCTGGAGTGGATGATCGTCATCCTCATCACCATCGAA GTTTTGTTTGAAGTGGTGAGAATGATCTTTTGA